In one window of Mesorhizobium sp. B2-1-1 DNA:
- a CDS encoding NAD/NADP-dependent octopine/nopaline dehydrogenase family protein, protein MRVSILGAGAIAYGLAAYLAGSGHSPMLWSPSGQRTKGLATGELLKATGDIAATVPVRIAKDCKDAIANADVVVIALPAYGHRMVMDAAAPHLIDGIPVIISSHCSFGALYLSRRLAERKVSLPIVLWGTTLLTGRQLGPTEVHVTTIRQKLDVATLPFKAQDEGYGLCTSLFGDRFVKRDGMLAIALSNLNPQNHLGIALLNLTRMEKAEQWSQGGNVTPAAGRLIEALDAERLAIAAHFGIAVRTVQEHFSLSFHVPKGTVSEMNQEMDRQGRGGFGPTTIESRYILEDVPFGLLPTVLLGKITEKPATLHESGVSILSAAYGRDLKGDNDILPALGLEGIAKADLENLCRTGF, encoded by the coding sequence ATGCGCGTGAGTATTCTGGGCGCCGGAGCGATTGCTTATGGCCTTGCCGCCTATTTGGCAGGATCGGGGCATTCGCCAATGCTTTGGTCACCGTCGGGGCAGCGCACCAAGGGGTTGGCTACCGGCGAATTGTTGAAAGCGACGGGGGACATCGCGGCGACGGTACCGGTGCGCATCGCCAAGGATTGCAAGGATGCCATCGCCAACGCGGACGTGGTGGTGATTGCACTTCCGGCTTACGGCCACAGGATGGTGATGGATGCTGCCGCCCCCCATCTGATCGATGGAATCCCGGTCATCATCAGTTCGCATTGTTCGTTCGGGGCACTGTATCTCTCCAGGCGGTTGGCGGAGCGCAAGGTCAGCTTGCCGATCGTCCTGTGGGGCACAACACTGTTGACCGGGCGGCAACTCGGGCCAACCGAGGTCCATGTCACCACCATTCGCCAGAAGCTTGATGTCGCGACGCTGCCTTTCAAAGCTCAGGATGAAGGATACGGACTTTGCACGAGCTTATTCGGTGATCGTTTCGTCAAGCGCGACGGCATGCTTGCGATCGCGCTCAGCAACCTCAATCCGCAAAACCACTTGGGAATTGCCCTTCTCAACCTGACACGCATGGAAAAAGCCGAGCAATGGAGCCAGGGGGGAAACGTCACCCCTGCCGCTGGCCGCCTTATCGAGGCTCTGGATGCCGAACGGCTAGCCATCGCGGCCCATTTTGGTATCGCGGTTCGCACCGTCCAGGAGCATTTTTCATTGTCGTTTCATGTTCCGAAGGGAACCGTTTCGGAGATGAACCAGGAGATGGATCGTCAAGGCCGTGGCGGCTTTGGTCCGACAACAATCGAAAGCCGCTACATTCTCGAGGATGTTCCGTTTGGACTGCTGCCGACCGTATTGTTGGGTAAGATCACCGAGAAACCGGCGACGCTCCACGAGTCTGGAGTTTCGATATTATCGGCGGCTTACGGTCGCGATCTCAAGGGGGATAACGATATTCTTCCCGCGCTCGGCCTCGAGGGAATAGCAAAGGCGGATCTTGAAAACCTTTGCCGCACGGGGTTTTGA
- a CDS encoding sugar phosphate isomerase/epimerase family protein, which produces MPVKLAYHANCWGALGGNAVGVTSITQLTYRTFGDMEQAIRDIGSAGYTGTELFDGNLLDYQGRNGALRAALDQSGVVLVAGYSGANFIFDDILGEELARIERGAAAVAELGGEHLVVGGGAKRAKGRQPDDFKRLGAALDKVIDIAAKAGLRAHYHPHLSTIVEGPDEVREIFKHTAIDFCPDTAHLAAAGGDPAAQIREFSKRISYVHLKGWQRDPFAFTPLDRGDLDMEPIIQALEDAGFSGWIATELDAWPDPKQGAELSMKYLKSALKQS; this is translated from the coding sequence ATGCCGGTGAAACTGGCCTATCACGCCAATTGCTGGGGTGCGCTCGGTGGCAACGCCGTCGGCGTCACTTCGATCACCCAGCTTACCTATCGCACCTTCGGTGACATGGAGCAGGCGATCCGCGACATTGGATCGGCCGGATATACCGGAACAGAACTCTTCGACGGCAATCTCCTCGACTATCAAGGACGCAATGGCGCGCTGCGCGCTGCCTTGGACCAGTCCGGCGTCGTGCTCGTGGCCGGCTACTCCGGTGCCAACTTTATCTTCGACGATATCCTTGGCGAGGAGTTGGCGCGGATCGAACGCGGAGCGGCTGCCGTGGCCGAACTCGGCGGCGAGCATCTGGTCGTCGGCGGTGGCGCCAAGCGAGCCAAAGGCCGGCAGCCAGATGATTTCAAGCGCCTCGGCGCGGCGCTCGACAAGGTCATCGACATCGCAGCCAAGGCGGGCTTGCGCGCGCACTATCACCCGCATCTGTCGACCATCGTCGAAGGTCCCGACGAAGTTCGCGAGATTTTCAAACATACCGCGATCGATTTCTGTCCGGACACCGCGCATCTGGCAGCCGCTGGCGGTGATCCGGCCGCGCAGATTCGCGAATTCAGCAAGCGCATCAGCTATGTGCATTTGAAGGGCTGGCAGCGCGATCCCTTCGCCTTCACGCCGCTCGACCGCGGCGACCTTGATATGGAGCCGATCATCCAGGCGCTCGAGGACGCCGGATTTTCCGGCTGGATCGCAACCGAGCTGGATGCCTGGCCAGACCCCAAGCAAGGGGCGGAACTCAGCATGAAATATCTGAAGAGCGCTTTGAAGCAGAGTTGA
- a CDS encoding Lrp/AsnC family transcriptional regulator: MDQLDEQLITLLRHDARRSISDLAMDVSVSRATVRSRIERLEKAGAIIGYTVILRADAVDQRVRGIMMVEIEGHAADRVIRALGGFSEVSTIHTTNGRWDLVIELGTQTLTEFDAVLRRIRLIPGITGSETSLLLATPRSTKARL, from the coding sequence ATGGATCAGCTTGACGAACAGCTCATCACGCTTTTGCGGCATGACGCGCGGCGCAGCATCTCGGACCTTGCCATGGATGTCAGCGTCTCGCGGGCAACGGTCAGGTCTCGCATAGAGCGCCTTGAAAAAGCCGGTGCGATCATCGGTTATACCGTCATCCTGCGAGCCGATGCCGTCGACCAGCGTGTACGCGGCATCATGATGGTGGAAATCGAAGGGCATGCCGCCGATCGTGTGATCCGCGCTCTTGGCGGCTTCTCGGAGGTTTCGACGATCCATACCACCAACGGCCGCTGGGACCTGGTGATAGAGCTGGGGACGCAGACACTGACCGAATTCGACGCCGTGCTGCGGCGCATCCGCCTGATCCCCGGCATCACCGGCAGCGAGACCAGCCTGTTGTTGGCGACACCCCGGAGCACCAAGGCGCGGCTTTGA
- a CDS encoding substrate-binding domain-containing protein, whose protein sequence is MAITGLGPHGERAVPADQVGLSNADADLARNRRFSVAIVLHTTKSDWAKEELAGIVTTLGRYGAAVVEVVDCGFDIERQISELKRLAGEAVDAVVSIPIGSNRAADAHRAISAAGKKLLLLDNAPTGMLPGKDYVSVVSSDNFGLGQIGAELLAPHIPQGGKVGVLAYGIDFFATHEREIAFRKWMAARRPDLTLVRGKFADVSQARAATADLLQANPELAGLFAVWDVPAIAAVAAIRDAGKAIPVTTVDLGNDVATDLVGGGLIKGIAAQLPHDQGVATGIATILGLLERQPPAWIALPGLSVTASNVVEAYQVVWRTPAPAALLMARKPRNSLP, encoded by the coding sequence ATGGCGATCACCGGCCTTGGGCCGCATGGCGAACGGGCGGTTCCAGCCGACCAGGTCGGGTTGTCGAATGCCGACGCCGATCTCGCCCGCAACCGGCGCTTCTCGGTCGCCATCGTTCTCCACACCACCAAGAGCGACTGGGCTAAGGAGGAATTGGCCGGGATCGTCACCACGCTTGGCCGCTACGGAGCGGCGGTGGTCGAGGTCGTCGACTGCGGCTTCGACATCGAGCGGCAAATTTCGGAACTGAAACGGCTGGCCGGCGAAGCCGTGGATGCGGTGGTCTCCATTCCAATCGGCAGCAACCGTGCCGCCGACGCGCATCGTGCAATATCGGCGGCCGGAAAGAAGCTGTTGCTGCTCGACAATGCCCCAACCGGCATGCTGCCCGGCAAGGATTACGTCAGCGTTGTTTCCAGCGACAATTTCGGTCTCGGTCAGATCGGCGCAGAACTCCTGGCGCCACATATACCACAGGGCGGAAAGGTCGGCGTTCTGGCCTATGGCATCGATTTCTTCGCGACGCATGAGCGCGAGATTGCTTTCCGAAAATGGATGGCTGCTCGACGTCCCGACCTGACGCTGGTTCGCGGCAAGTTTGCCGACGTGTCGCAAGCGAGAGCCGCGACCGCCGACTTGCTGCAGGCCAATCCGGAGCTCGCCGGACTGTTTGCCGTCTGGGACGTGCCGGCAATCGCTGCCGTCGCGGCGATCCGCGATGCGGGCAAGGCTATTCCGGTGACGACAGTCGACCTCGGCAACGACGTCGCCACGGACCTCGTTGGTGGAGGCCTGATCAAGGGCATCGCCGCGCAACTGCCTCACGATCAGGGCGTTGCTACGGGCATTGCCACAATTCTCGGCCTGCTCGAACGCCAGCCGCCGGCCTGGATCGCGCTTCCCGGGCTCAGTGTCACGGCCAGCAATGTAGTAGAAGCCTATCAAGTCGTCTGGCGCACACCAGCGCCCGCCGCCTTGCTAATGGCGCGCAAGCCACGAAACAGCCTGCCTTGA
- a CDS encoding substrate-binding domain-containing protein, protein MTRFNTIAGTFTAALLAASLYTAAPAFADPDSALAELQKTVLSKGPNGEAPASAASVNLTQEELAKIKDMKATAAVVMHYGGNDWSRAQIAGLKDQFGKMGIEVIATTDAGFKPEKQVADLETVMAQNPKIIVSIPTDPSATASAYRAVADKGVKLVFMDNVPAGFVAGKDYVSVVSADNYGNGVAAAHLMAKALGGKGDIGLVFHAADFFVTKQRYDGFKKTIADNYPDIKIVAEQGIGGPDFTGDAEKAASAILTSNPAINGIWAVWDVPAEGVISAARTAGRDDLVITTCDLGENVAINMAGGGFVKGLGAQRPFDQGVTEALLAGYGLLGKEAPAFVALPALPVTKDTLLEGWKAVYHAEATDKIKGSM, encoded by the coding sequence ATGACACGTTTCAACACAATAGCCGGGACGTTCACGGCGGCATTGCTGGCCGCCAGCCTCTATACCGCAGCTCCCGCTTTCGCCGACCCCGATTCAGCACTCGCCGAACTGCAGAAGACAGTGCTCTCCAAGGGGCCGAACGGCGAAGCTCCAGCGTCGGCGGCGTCCGTCAATCTGACGCAGGAGGAACTGGCCAAGATCAAGGACATGAAGGCGACGGCGGCGGTCGTCATGCACTATGGCGGCAATGACTGGTCACGCGCGCAGATCGCCGGCCTCAAAGACCAGTTTGGCAAGATGGGCATCGAGGTGATCGCCACGACCGATGCCGGATTCAAGCCGGAAAAGCAGGTCGCCGACCTCGAAACTGTGATGGCCCAGAACCCCAAGATCATCGTTTCGATCCCCACCGACCCGTCGGCGACGGCGTCCGCGTACAGGGCAGTTGCCGATAAGGGCGTGAAGCTGGTGTTCATGGACAACGTGCCGGCCGGCTTCGTCGCGGGCAAGGATTACGTCTCCGTAGTCTCGGCCGACAATTATGGCAACGGCGTCGCCGCAGCGCATCTGATGGCCAAGGCGCTGGGGGGCAAGGGCGACATTGGTCTGGTCTTCCACGCCGCCGACTTCTTTGTCACCAAACAGCGTTATGATGGCTTCAAGAAGACGATCGCCGACAACTACCCCGATATCAAGATTGTCGCCGAACAAGGCATTGGCGGCCCGGACTTCACCGGCGACGCCGAAAAGGCGGCATCGGCCATCCTCACTTCCAACCCTGCCATCAACGGCATCTGGGCGGTGTGGGACGTGCCGGCCGAAGGCGTCATCTCGGCGGCCCGCACCGCTGGTCGCGACGACCTTGTCATCACCACCTGCGACCTCGGCGAGAACGTCGCAATCAATATGGCGGGCGGGGGCTTCGTGAAGGGCCTGGGCGCCCAGCGTCCGTTTGACCAGGGCGTCACCGAAGCCCTGCTCGCAGGCTACGGTCTGCTCGGCAAGGAGGCTCCGGCCTTCGTCGCCTTGCCGGCGCTGCCCGTCACCAAGGACACGCTGCTCGAGGGTTGGAAAGCCGTCTATCACGCCGAGGCGACCGACAAGATCAAGGGCAGCATGTAG
- the rocF gene encoding arginase — protein sequence MHCTIVGAPIQVGSGRMGCEMGPSALRTAGLAAALTELGHTLADLGTVASADMRPISHGNAALKALPEIVAWTAAITEAAYAASAGALPIFLGGDHSISAGTLAGIARRAAEAGRPLFVLWLDAHPDFHTLDTTTSGNLHGVPLAYASGQPGFEGYFPSLAACVDPARICTLGIRSVDPAEREALRKAGVTVHDMRMIDEYGMAPLLRAFLERVSAENGMLHVSLDVDFLDPSIAPAVGTTVPGGATFREAHLVMEMLHDSHLVTSLDLVELNPALDERNRTATLLVDLTASLMGRRIMDRPTRSY from the coding sequence ATGCATTGTACGATCGTCGGGGCACCGATCCAGGTCGGCTCGGGCCGGATGGGTTGCGAGATGGGGCCTAGTGCGCTGCGTACCGCAGGCCTGGCGGCCGCGCTCACTGAACTCGGACATACGCTGGCCGACCTTGGCACCGTCGCCTCTGCCGATATGCGCCCGATCAGCCACGGCAATGCCGCCTTGAAGGCGCTGCCGGAAATCGTCGCATGGACGGCGGCGATCACCGAGGCGGCCTATGCAGCCAGCGCCGGCGCCCTGCCGATCTTCCTTGGTGGCGACCACAGCATTTCCGCCGGCACGCTGGCCGGTATCGCCCGCCGGGCGGCGGAAGCCGGCCGCCCGCTGTTCGTGCTGTGGCTCGACGCACATCCTGATTTTCACACGCTCGACACCACGACCAGCGGGAATTTGCATGGCGTGCCGCTGGCTTATGCCAGCGGGCAACCCGGCTTCGAAGGCTACTTCCCCAGCCTGGCGGCTTGCGTGGATCCGGCCCGTATCTGCACACTGGGCATCCGCAGCGTCGATCCGGCGGAGCGCGAAGCGCTACGCAAGGCGGGCGTCACCGTGCACGACATGCGGATGATTGACGAATACGGCATGGCCCCGCTGCTTCGCGCCTTTCTCGAGCGGGTCAGTGCCGAAAACGGCATGCTGCATGTCAGCCTCGATGTCGATTTTCTCGACCCTTCGATCGCGCCTGCCGTCGGCACCACCGTGCCGGGCGGCGCCACCTTCCGCGAGGCTCATCTGGTGATGGAGATGTTGCACGACAGCCATCTCGTCACCAGCCTCGATCTGGTCGAGCTCAATCCCGCACTCGACGAACGCAACCGCACCGCAACCCTTCTCGTGGACCTGACCGCGAGCCTGATGGGCCGGCGGATCATGGACCGTCCCACACGGAGTTATTGA
- a CDS encoding cation diffusion facilitator family transporter produces MMDGIRGWFGFGPAAQGFGGHGHDHGEGGHGHTHGVVDPTIATTTRGIWAIKWSFVLLALTAVLQLVIVFLSGSVALLADTIHNVGDAVTAIPLWIAFMLARRKPSKTFTYGLGRVEDLAGIIIVLIILFSAIVAGYEAIDRLIHPQAISFLGWVAAAGLVGFLGNEAVAVFRIRVGREINSAALIADGYHARTDGFTSFAVVLGAAGVWLGFPLADPIIGLLITVAILAIVWQSSKAVLTRMLDGVEPGIVEEIHHAAEHVRGIQRVAQVRARWIGHRLHADIAIKVAETASAKDVVGIAEALRGELFDHLPALSEANIRLEGEGGSVAGGSAHADHAPEPFKVVSDLATGTLEIVDTPAGERLRLTIDSHADDLGATVIIDRSEGPETLSLGPVAGNHHRRESSVAPAEPHEFEARLILTSKGKQQVLPFKMVEPEGHQH; encoded by the coding sequence ATGATGGACGGCATTCGCGGCTGGTTCGGCTTCGGCCCGGCAGCTCAAGGCTTCGGCGGGCATGGCCATGACCATGGCGAGGGCGGACACGGCCACACGCATGGCGTGGTCGATCCCACAATCGCGACGACCACACGCGGCATCTGGGCGATCAAATGGTCGTTCGTGCTGCTAGCCCTCACAGCGGTGCTGCAACTGGTCATCGTATTCCTCTCGGGCAGCGTGGCGCTGCTTGCCGACACCATCCACAATGTCGGCGACGCGGTCACCGCCATCCCGCTGTGGATCGCCTTCATGCTGGCGCGGCGCAAGCCCAGCAAGACCTTCACCTACGGCCTTGGCCGGGTCGAGGACCTGGCCGGCATCATCATCGTCCTGATTATCCTCTTCAGTGCCATCGTCGCCGGCTATGAGGCGATCGACAGGTTGATCCATCCCCAAGCCATCAGCTTCCTCGGCTGGGTTGCCGCCGCCGGCCTCGTCGGTTTCCTGGGCAATGAGGCTGTCGCGGTATTCCGCATCCGCGTCGGCCGCGAGATAAACAGCGCGGCCCTGATCGCCGACGGCTATCACGCCCGCACCGATGGCTTCACCAGCTTTGCGGTGGTGCTTGGCGCGGCCGGCGTCTGGCTAGGCTTCCCGCTCGCGGACCCGATCATCGGCCTTTTGATCACTGTGGCTATCCTCGCCATCGTCTGGCAGTCCTCAAAGGCGGTGCTGACACGCATGCTGGATGGCGTCGAGCCGGGCATCGTCGAGGAAATCCATCATGCGGCTGAACATGTGAGGGGCATCCAACGGGTCGCCCAGGTGCGGGCGCGCTGGATCGGCCACAGGCTGCATGCGGATATCGCCATCAAGGTGGCCGAGACAGCGAGCGCAAAGGATGTGGTCGGCATCGCGGAGGCTTTGAGAGGGGAGCTGTTCGACCACCTGCCGGCGCTCTCGGAGGCGAACATCCGTCTGGAAGGCGAAGGCGGATCCGTGGCGGGCGGTTCGGCCCACGCCGATCATGCGCCGGAGCCTTTCAAGGTCGTCAGCGACCTGGCAACGGGAACGCTCGAAATCGTCGATACGCCCGCTGGCGAGCGCTTGCGTCTCACCATCGACAGCCATGCCGACGATCTGGGGGCGACCGTGATCATCGACCGGTCCGAAGGTCCCGAGACGCTTTCGCTCGGGCCTGTCGCCGGCAATCACCACCGCCGTGAAAGCAGCGTCGCCCCCGCCGAGCCGCACGAGTTCGAGGCGAGGCTGATCCTGACCTCTAAGGGCAAGCAACAGGTCCTGCCGTTCAAGATGGTTGAGCCGGAAGGCCACCAACACTAG
- a CDS encoding metal-sensing transcriptional repressor — protein sequence MKERPHIHETHPDIVKRLKRADGHLRGVIEMIEAGRPCLDIAQQLHAVERAVSQAKKTLIQDHLNNCLEDVVGPLPREQRRSIDEFKDITKYL from the coding sequence ATGAAAGAGCGTCCCCACATTCACGAGACCCATCCCGACATCGTCAAACGGCTGAAGCGGGCCGACGGTCATCTGAGGGGCGTTATTGAGATGATCGAAGCAGGCCGGCCTTGCCTTGACATTGCCCAGCAGCTTCATGCCGTCGAAAGGGCTGTTTCCCAGGCCAAGAAGACGCTCATCCAGGATCACCTAAACAACTGCCTGGAAGATGTCGTGGGGCCGCTGCCGCGTGAGCAGCGCCGCTCGATCGATGAATTCAAGGACATCACCAAATACTTGTGA
- a CDS encoding ornithine cyclodeaminase — protein sequence MMKLVLAVGIDRFLIDLAAYIEEDFRRWELFDKTPRIASHSIDGVIELMPTSDGQLYGFKYVNGHPKNTRDGRQTVTAFGVMADVGNGYPMLLSEMTILTALRTAATSAVAAKYLAPNAADCMAIIGNGAQSEFQAIAFKALLGIDRLRLYDIDRSASLKCAKNLAGFDFDIAICASAQEAVEGAHIITTVTADKRSATILTDNMVGSGVHINAVGGDCPGKTELHRDILLRSDIFVEYPPQSRIEGEVQQLEPDHPVTELWQVMTGKAAGRRDASQITLFDSVGFAIEDFSALRYVRDQLQRTGLYEELDLLADPDEPRDLFGMLLRADKAAQITAVSS from the coding sequence ATGATGAAGCTGGTTCTTGCCGTCGGCATCGATCGCTTTCTCATCGATCTCGCTGCCTATATCGAAGAGGATTTCCGACGCTGGGAATTGTTCGACAAGACCCCGCGCATCGCTTCGCACAGCATCGACGGCGTCATCGAACTGATGCCTACGAGCGACGGACAGCTCTACGGCTTCAAGTATGTCAACGGTCATCCAAAAAACACGCGCGACGGGCGCCAGACCGTGACGGCGTTCGGCGTGATGGCCGATGTCGGCAATGGCTATCCGATGCTGCTTTCGGAAATGACCATCCTGACCGCGTTGCGCACGGCGGCGACGTCGGCCGTCGCGGCCAAATACCTTGCTCCCAATGCGGCGGACTGCATGGCAATCATCGGCAATGGCGCCCAGTCGGAATTCCAGGCCATCGCCTTCAAGGCCCTGCTCGGCATCGACAGGCTTCGCCTCTATGACATCGATCGGTCGGCATCCTTGAAGTGCGCGAAAAACCTTGCGGGGTTCGATTTCGACATCGCGATCTGCGCTTCGGCGCAGGAGGCGGTGGAAGGGGCTCACATCATCACGACGGTCACCGCCGACAAACGCTCCGCGACCATCCTGACGGATAACATGGTCGGATCGGGCGTGCACATAAATGCCGTCGGCGGCGATTGCCCCGGCAAGACGGAATTGCATCGCGATATTCTGCTGCGCTCCGACATATTCGTCGAATACCCGCCGCAGTCGCGCATCGAGGGTGAAGTCCAGCAACTCGAGCCGGACCATCCCGTGACGGAGTTGTGGCAAGTGATGACCGGCAAGGCCGCCGGCCGCCGGGATGCCAGCCAGATCACCTTGTTCGATTCCGTCGGCTTTGCGATCGAGGACTTTTCCGCGCTGCGCTACGTCCGCGACCAGCTTCAGCGCACCGGCCTCTACGAGGAGCTCGATCTGCTGGCGGACCCGGATGAGCCACGCGACCTCTTCGGCATGCTGCTGCGCGCCGACAAGGCCGCCCAGATCACGGCCGTATCCAGCTGA
- a CDS encoding transporter substrate-binding domain-containing protein, with protein sequence MTDNVVFARDRAAKSNGTLITSGPRLVGAIMASNVCLGIRKQEPELQAILNKALGEMAADGTLAQMSKKWFEVGLSPKS encoded by the coding sequence TTGACCGACAATGTCGTCTTCGCGAGGGACCGCGCGGCAAAGAGCAACGGCACGCTGATCACAAGCGGTCCGCGTCTCGTCGGCGCCATCATGGCGTCAAATGTTTGCCTGGGCATCCGCAAGCAGGAGCCCGAGCTTCAGGCGATCCTCAACAAGGCGCTCGGCGAGATGGCCGCGGACGGTACGCTCGCGCAGATGTCGAAGAAGTGGTTTGAAGTGGGCTTGAGCCCGAAGAGCTAA
- a CDS encoding ROK family protein, whose protein sequence is MSLGKTMDERSATDPVQSDQPRRAAGRPRASESAHGSLATLLNLIRTEAATTRQELENQSELGRAVVTDRLATLLRLGLIEEGELGPAIGGRAPRHVRFRPRIGMILAAVLDHSSLAVGVSDLSGRLLAEHHEAVELAAGPEPVVQRLATLFAWMLEEHGSEASIWGIGLAVPGAVEKCDDQRLFAPALNAFQNWDGFPFVEQLATLVGAPVWVRSGVQTMTMGELKSGSGLADMIFVKLGRSISAGVVSEGALHRGAQGAAGMIGHTFIEGRNLEAVAGSEALGREARQAAESGSSPYLAEMLARAGEVTVTDAGHGAQLGDPFCIDLLGRCGRAVGEVLAPLANLLNPSLIVLGGSVAQTGDILLAAVREAVYRQSHPIVTRDLRIVRSQMGGSAGLVGAAQVVAEALFDAKFLQGWITLGSPREHPEFKDFLARAALGTSARPAKPRPPGGALA, encoded by the coding sequence ATGAGCCTCGGCAAGACTATGGACGAGCGCAGCGCCACAGACCCCGTACAGTCGGACCAACCGCGCCGCGCCGCCGGCCGGCCGCGTGCCAGCGAATCCGCGCATGGCAGCCTGGCCACGCTGCTCAACCTTATACGGACCGAGGCGGCAACGACCCGCCAGGAGCTAGAGAACCAGTCGGAACTGGGGCGCGCCGTCGTCACGGATCGTCTCGCCACGCTGCTTCGGCTAGGGCTGATAGAAGAAGGCGAACTCGGCCCGGCGATCGGCGGACGCGCACCACGCCATGTCCGCTTCCGGCCGCGCATTGGCATGATCCTGGCCGCCGTGCTCGATCATTCCTCGCTGGCAGTCGGTGTATCAGACCTGTCCGGCCGCCTGCTGGCCGAACATCACGAAGCGGTGGAACTGGCCGCAGGTCCCGAGCCGGTGGTCCAGCGGCTAGCAACGCTGTTTGCCTGGATGCTGGAAGAGCATGGCAGTGAGGCCAGCATCTGGGGCATCGGGCTGGCGGTGCCCGGAGCCGTTGAGAAATGCGATGATCAGCGGCTGTTCGCGCCGGCGCTGAATGCGTTCCAGAACTGGGATGGATTCCCTTTCGTCGAGCAGTTGGCCACGCTTGTCGGCGCGCCGGTATGGGTGCGAAGCGGCGTCCAGACGATGACGATGGGCGAACTGAAGTCCGGCAGCGGCCTCGCCGACATGATCTTCGTCAAGCTCGGCCGCTCGATCAGCGCCGGCGTGGTTTCGGAGGGAGCGTTGCACCGTGGCGCGCAGGGCGCTGCCGGCATGATCGGTCATACTTTCATCGAGGGCAGAAATCTCGAAGCTGTTGCCGGCAGCGAAGCGCTCGGACGCGAGGCCCGCCAGGCGGCCGAGAGCGGGAGCAGCCCCTATCTGGCCGAGATGCTTGCGCGCGCCGGCGAAGTGACGGTCACCGACGCTGGCCACGGCGCCCAATTGGGCGATCCGTTCTGTATCGACCTTCTCGGGCGTTGCGGCCGTGCGGTCGGCGAGGTACTGGCGCCATTGGCCAATCTGCTGAACCCGTCATTGATCGTACTCGGCGGCAGCGTGGCCCAGACCGGGGACATACTGTTGGCAGCCGTACGCGAGGCGGTCTATCGCCAGTCGCATCCGATCGTCACCCGCGACCTGCGCATCGTCCGTTCGCAGATGGGCGGCTCGGCCGGACTGGTCGGCGCCGCCCAAGTCGTTGCGGAAGCACTGTTCGATGCGAAATTTCTGCAGGGGTGGATTACGCTCGGTTCACCGCGTGAGCATCCGGAATTCAAGGATTTTCTCGCGCGGGCCGCACTCGGAACCAGCGCTCGCCCGGCAAAGCCACGGCCACCGGGAGGAGCGCTTGCATAG